In a genomic window of Pontibacter liquoris:
- a CDS encoding polysaccharide biosynthesis/export family protein, protein MKINLLYLLALVAFTSCSPRNLAYFSDMQEQATYEEKIVNGTEARIQPYDLLSISITSLNPEASALFNTGEVHPAAGSISNYSMATNTASSVAREGYLVDKEGNINFPILGKVQLAGLTRAQATEKFTDLLQAHLKAPIVNMRYLNYKVTVVGEVNRPSTFTIPAERINIIEALGMAGDMTAYGKRENVLVIREEAGTRKMIRLNLNNKNVLNSPYFYLQQNDVVYVEPSRAKELQASTRTYYLPVAVAVVSALSIVLSRLF, encoded by the coding sequence ATGAAAATAAATTTACTTTACCTGCTGGCGCTAGTTGCTTTTACTTCCTGTTCTCCCCGTAACCTGGCTTATTTCAGTGATATGCAGGAACAGGCGACCTACGAGGAAAAGATCGTTAATGGCACAGAGGCTCGCATCCAGCCTTACGATCTGCTCAGCATCTCCATCACCAGCCTTAACCCTGAGGCTAGCGCTTTGTTCAATACCGGGGAGGTGCACCCCGCAGCTGGAAGTATCTCCAACTATAGCATGGCTACGAACACTGCAAGCAGCGTGGCGCGCGAAGGCTACCTGGTAGATAAAGAGGGCAATATAAACTTCCCAATATTAGGCAAAGTACAACTGGCCGGTCTTACAAGAGCACAGGCTACAGAGAAGTTTACGGACTTACTGCAGGCACATCTGAAGGCCCCCATTGTAAACATGCGCTATCTCAACTACAAGGTAACAGTGGTAGGTGAAGTGAACCGCCCTTCCACGTTTACTATCCCGGCCGAACGGATCAACATCATTGAAGCGCTGGGAATGGCCGGCGACATGACTGCCTATGGCAAACGGGAGAATGTGCTCGTGATACGCGAAGAAGCCGGTACACGCAAAATGATACGCCTTAACCTCAATAACAAGAACGTCCTGAACTCGCCTTATTTCTATCTGCAACAGAACGATGTGGTCTATGTTGAGCCCAGCAGAGCCAAAGAGCTGCAGGCAAGCACCAGAACGTATTATCTGCCAGTAGCAGTTGCGGTCGTTTCGGCCCTGAGTATCGTGTTGTCCCGATTATTTTAA
- the rmuC gene encoding DNA recombination protein RmuC: MEIIVGIAAFLGGLVVAFLVLRGKLGTLQQIANQAAVAQGVLEGQVRLKAEENEQLKRQLREAQTETMELTNALTKVETDYDHLQNRMQEQARELEQLREKFLQQFQSISNQVLMTNVEHFNKASSETLERVLSPLKERIKEFEAKVEQTYEKTLKDSISLKEQITQLASLNQQMSQDALNLTRALKGENKTQGNWGEYLLESLLEKSGLRKGVHYEREEVRQNDESKVYRPDVIIRLPEGKHLIIDSKMSLVAYEAYCSCEDDLQQEVYLRSHITSVRTHFTDLGRKNYHRLSGINSPDFVMMYIPLEPAFNLAVQHDHDLFTDAFDRNIVLVTTSTLLATLRTVAGVWRQEDQKRNVLRIAAESGKLYDKFVGFVDDLKIIGKHLESSQSSYNAAMNKLTEGKGNLIRRVEILRELGAKTSKTIDNNLLQEAQLTEEREEEAE; the protein is encoded by the coding sequence ATGGAAATAATCGTTGGAATCGCGGCTTTTTTAGGTGGATTGGTAGTAGCTTTCCTGGTATTGCGAGGAAAACTGGGCACCCTACAGCAAATTGCTAACCAGGCTGCAGTAGCGCAAGGGGTGTTGGAAGGGCAAGTTCGGCTGAAAGCAGAGGAAAATGAGCAACTGAAACGCCAGTTGCGGGAGGCGCAGACCGAGACTATGGAACTGACCAACGCCCTCACAAAAGTAGAAACCGACTACGACCATCTCCAGAACCGCATGCAGGAACAGGCCCGGGAACTGGAGCAACTCCGCGAGAAATTCCTGCAGCAGTTCCAGAGTATCTCTAACCAGGTGCTCATGACGAATGTCGAACACTTCAACAAAGCCTCTTCCGAAACCCTGGAGCGGGTACTCTCACCTTTAAAGGAGCGCATCAAAGAATTTGAAGCAAAAGTGGAGCAGACGTATGAAAAAACCCTGAAAGATAGCATCTCCCTAAAAGAGCAGATCACGCAACTGGCTTCGCTGAACCAGCAGATGAGCCAGGACGCGCTGAACCTGACCCGGGCCTTAAAAGGCGAGAACAAAACGCAAGGTAACTGGGGCGAATACCTGCTGGAGAGCCTGCTCGAAAAGTCGGGGCTGCGGAAGGGCGTGCATTACGAACGCGAAGAAGTACGGCAAAACGATGAAAGCAAAGTTTACCGTCCGGATGTGATCATTCGCCTGCCCGAGGGCAAGCACCTCATCATCGATTCAAAAATGTCGCTGGTAGCGTATGAGGCGTATTGCAGTTGCGAGGACGATTTACAGCAGGAAGTATACCTGCGAAGCCACATCACTTCGGTGCGCACGCACTTCACCGACTTGGGCCGCAAAAACTACCACCGCCTCAGCGGCATCAACTCTCCGGATTTTGTGATGATGTATATCCCGCTGGAGCCTGCCTTTAACCTCGCCGTGCAGCACGACCATGATTTGTTCACTGATGCCTTCGATCGCAACATTGTACTGGTTACCACCTCTACCCTGCTGGCCACGCTCCGCACAGTGGCCGGCGTGTGGCGCCAGGAGGATCAGAAACGGAACGTGCTCCGGATCGCCGCTGAAAGCGGGAAGCTGTACGACAAGTTTGTGGGCTTTGTAGACGATCTGAAAATTATTGGCAAGCACCTTGAAAGCAGCCAGAGTTCCTACAACGCGGCGATGAACAAGCTCACCGAAGGAAAAGGGAACCTCATCCGCCGGGTAGAGATCCTGCGCGAATTGGGCGCTAAAACAAGCAAAACGATCGACAACAATCTTTTGCAGGAAGCGCAATTGACCGAAGAACGGGAAGAAGAAGCGGAGTAA
- a CDS encoding M2 family metallopeptidase, with the protein MKKLVYTGYTAAILLAACAAPKLTTSPAATETTTATTESTPAAPTLQQQAQAFLDQYSHTYQNLYTQSAEAEWRSNTHIVEGDSTNAIATRKANEAFAAFTGSTENINTAKAMLAKKDQLTPLQIKQFEAILYAGANNPQIIPDVVKARIKAETEQTEKLYGFDYKVNKKSVSTNEIDDILKDETNTKKRLAAWNASKAVGPTLKEGLLNLRQLRNKTVQSLGYDDYFTYQASDYGMTRAEMMDLMKQINEELRPLYRELHTYARYELAKKYGVKQVPDYLPAHWLPNRWGQDWSPMVNVKGIDLDAALKPKGAEWQVKQAERFYISLGFPQLPQTFWERSSLYPAPANADYKKNNHASAWHIDLDKDVRCLMSVEPNAEWYETTHHELGHIYYYMTYTNPDVPVLLRGGANRAYHEAMGSLMGLAAMQKPFLANLDLIDKNVQTDEVQSLLKEALNYVVFIPFSSGVMSEWEKDFYADNLPADQLNKRWWELTKKYQGIVPPTERGEEYLDAATKTHINDDPAQYYDYALSYVILFQLHDHIAKEILHQDPHTTNYYGNKEVGKFLHDIMYPGASADWRQMLKDKTGEELSARAMVAYFQPLMDYLKQQNKGRKYTL; encoded by the coding sequence ATGAAAAAACTAGTTTATACCGGCTATACAGCGGCTATACTTCTTGCTGCCTGCGCCGCCCCAAAGCTTACTACTAGCCCGGCTGCAACAGAAACGACCACAGCTACTACCGAGAGCACTCCGGCTGCACCTACCCTCCAGCAACAAGCACAGGCTTTCCTGGACCAATACTCCCATACTTACCAGAACCTATATACCCAATCGGCGGAAGCGGAATGGCGCTCGAACACCCACATTGTGGAAGGCGACTCGACCAATGCCATTGCAACCCGCAAGGCCAACGAGGCCTTTGCCGCTTTTACAGGAAGCACCGAAAACATCAACACCGCCAAGGCCATGCTGGCCAAAAAAGACCAGCTCACCCCCTTGCAGATCAAACAATTCGAGGCCATCCTGTATGCCGGCGCCAACAACCCGCAGATCATTCCGGATGTGGTGAAAGCACGCATCAAGGCAGAAACGGAGCAAACGGAAAAGTTGTATGGCTTCGACTATAAGGTGAACAAAAAGTCTGTTTCTACAAACGAGATCGACGACATCCTTAAAGATGAAACCAATACAAAGAAGCGCCTCGCTGCCTGGAACGCCAGTAAAGCAGTGGGCCCTACCCTGAAAGAAGGCCTGCTGAATTTGCGCCAGCTGCGCAACAAGACGGTGCAGAGCCTTGGATACGACGATTACTTTACCTACCAGGCATCGGATTACGGCATGACGCGTGCCGAAATGATGGACTTGATGAAGCAGATCAACGAGGAACTTCGTCCCTTGTATAGGGAGCTGCATACGTATGCCCGCTATGAGCTGGCGAAGAAGTATGGCGTAAAGCAGGTACCCGACTATTTGCCTGCTCATTGGCTGCCTAACCGCTGGGGGCAGGACTGGAGCCCGATGGTGAATGTAAAAGGCATTGACCTGGATGCAGCCCTGAAACCGAAAGGTGCGGAATGGCAGGTAAAACAGGCCGAGCGCTTTTATATTAGCCTGGGCTTTCCGCAACTGCCGCAAACCTTCTGGGAAAGATCGAGCCTGTACCCTGCCCCTGCCAACGCTGATTACAAAAAGAACAACCACGCCTCTGCCTGGCACATCGACCTGGACAAAGACGTGCGCTGCCTGATGAGTGTAGAACCGAATGCCGAATGGTACGAGACCACGCACCACGAACTGGGCCATATTTATTACTATATGACTTATACCAACCCTGATGTACCGGTACTGCTACGAGGCGGTGCTAACCGGGCGTATCATGAAGCGATGGGTAGTTTAATGGGCCTGGCCGCGATGCAAAAGCCTTTCCTGGCTAACCTGGACCTGATCGATAAGAATGTGCAAACCGACGAGGTTCAGTCGCTGTTGAAAGAGGCGCTGAATTACGTGGTGTTCATCCCATTCTCTTCAGGAGTGATGAGCGAATGGGAAAAAGATTTTTATGCCGATAACCTGCCTGCCGACCAGCTGAACAAGCGCTGGTGGGAGCTGACCAAAAAGTACCAGGGCATTGTGCCTCCAACCGAGCGCGGCGAAGAATACCTGGATGCTGCCACAAAAACACATATCAACGACGATCCGGCTCAGTATTATGATTATGCCCTATCATATGTGATCCTGTTCCAGTTGCATGACCATATCGCTAAAGAGATCCTGCACCAGGACCCGCATACTACCAATTACTATGGCAACAAGGAAGTGGGCAAGTTCCTGCACGATATCATGTACCCGGGCGCTTCGGCCGACTGGCGCCAGATGCTGAAAGACAAGACCGGCGAAGAGCTGAGTGCCCGCGCCATGGTCGCTTACTTCCAGCCGCTGATGGACTACCTCAAACAACAAAACAAAGGCCGCAAGTATACATTATAG
- a CDS encoding glycosyltransferase family 39 protein has translation MAVTGTYQASGATRLAIAGLALFNVVLHLLFYNNLEYHRDELLYFSLGQHPAFGYASVPPLIGWVAAGLQFLFGYSLFAVKILPAILSGVMVILCSALTRELGGRSYAQLLAAIVLIFTPLSLRTYFLYQPVFLDVLFWTWLLYLLVRYLNTNHDKYLLYFGVVLGFALLNKYLVGLLVVGLLQLLALTKKREVFTRKAFYIGMAAALLIFLPNLLWQLAMGLPVFHHMQELNDTQLVHVDHGAFLADQLLIPFAASLLTVPGLLFLLLHPRMQRYRLLGFLALLVVAALLLLRGKSYYTMGIFPMLIAAGAVFYESVLQRSAFRAAIPLLVILLMLPFLPMGLPIFKSAGLIRYFNLLETKYNIDLGRRFEDGTIHSLPQDYADMLGWEELTALTNKAYQQVPDKQHCLIYCENYGQAGAIYVIGKKYGLPQPVSFNESFRYWSPRKFRQNITHFIYINDEMGDDVVQAFGKIEVIGKVSNPDAREYGTTVYMCSKPTQDFNILWQAAWKRVESSN, from the coding sequence ATGGCAGTAACAGGCACTTACCAGGCTTCAGGAGCTACCCGGTTGGCTATAGCGGGCTTGGCTTTATTTAATGTAGTGCTGCACCTACTGTTTTATAACAACCTGGAATACCACCGCGACGAGCTGCTTTATTTTTCGTTAGGGCAGCATCCGGCTTTCGGTTATGCCAGTGTTCCGCCGCTTATCGGATGGGTGGCCGCCGGGCTGCAATTCCTGTTCGGCTACTCCCTGTTTGCAGTAAAGATACTGCCAGCTATACTTAGTGGGGTGATGGTTATACTTTGCAGTGCTCTAACGCGGGAGCTTGGCGGCCGATCGTATGCGCAGCTATTAGCCGCCATTGTCCTTATATTTACGCCGCTTTCCCTTCGTACTTATTTTCTCTACCAGCCTGTTTTCCTGGATGTGCTGTTCTGGACCTGGCTTCTTTACCTGCTCGTCCGCTACCTCAACACCAACCACGACAAATACCTGTTATACTTTGGGGTGGTGCTGGGATTTGCCTTGCTGAATAAATACCTGGTGGGCCTGCTTGTAGTGGGCTTGCTGCAGCTGTTGGCGCTCACGAAAAAGCGCGAGGTTTTTACCAGAAAAGCTTTCTACATAGGTATGGCAGCGGCCCTATTGATCTTCCTGCCCAACCTGTTATGGCAGCTCGCAATGGGCTTACCGGTTTTCCACCACATGCAGGAGCTCAACGATACCCAGCTGGTGCATGTTGATCACGGAGCCTTTCTGGCAGATCAGCTGCTCATCCCGTTTGCCGCTTCGTTGCTGACGGTGCCCGGCCTGCTTTTCTTGCTGCTTCACCCCCGCATGCAGCGGTACAGGTTGCTGGGCTTTCTGGCCCTGCTCGTAGTGGCTGCCTTGTTGCTGCTGCGTGGCAAAAGCTATTATACTATGGGCATCTTCCCGATGCTGATTGCAGCGGGGGCTGTTTTCTACGAAAGCGTACTGCAGCGGAGTGCTTTCCGCGCTGCTATTCCGCTGCTGGTTATTTTGCTGATGCTGCCATTCCTACCCATGGGTCTGCCTATATTCAAATCCGCGGGGCTGATTCGTTACTTCAACCTGCTTGAAACAAAGTATAACATTGATCTGGGAAGGCGTTTTGAAGATGGCACCATCCACTCGCTGCCCCAGGATTATGCCGATATGCTCGGCTGGGAAGAACTGACGGCGCTCACCAACAAAGCCTACCAGCAGGTGCCGGATAAGCAACACTGCCTTATTTATTGCGAGAATTACGGACAGGCGGGCGCCATTTATGTCATCGGTAAAAAGTACGGCTTACCGCAGCCGGTGAGCTTCAACGAGAGCTTCCGGTACTGGAGCCCGCGCAAATTCAGGCAAAACATCACCCACTTCATCTACATTAACGATGAAATGGGTGACGATGTGGTTCAGGCCTTTGGCAAGATCGAAGTGATCGGTAAAGTATCAAACCCCGATGCGCGCGAGTATGGCACCACCGTTTACATGTGCAGCAAGCCAACACAGGACTTTAACATCCTGTGGCAGGCAGCCTGGAAACGGGTGGAAAGCAGCAACTAG
- a CDS encoding pirin family protein: MIKIITATERHEAKVGDWLTSNYLFSFADYYDPSNVQFGPLRVFNDDHIGPKGIFSEHPHAEMEIITVVLDGAIKHTDSLGNETTIKAGQVQRMTAGTGITHAESNAGEGATHLYQLWFLPNKRGLAPSYEQMDVDFLDSKNKLIPLATGQKVLEDVVFMNSNSTVYYGNFKEGHEFIFQTFKIRKTLIYVTEGDLLVNNVELEKHDQIRLEDQDIVTLHANSDTSFMLIDVPATEANY, translated from the coding sequence ATGATAAAAATAATTACAGCTACTGAACGCCACGAAGCGAAGGTAGGAGACTGGCTTACGTCCAACTACCTTTTTTCTTTTGCCGATTATTATGATCCCAGCAACGTACAGTTCGGGCCATTGCGCGTGTTTAACGATGATCATATCGGGCCAAAGGGAATCTTTTCGGAGCACCCGCATGCCGAGATGGAGATCATTACGGTGGTGCTTGATGGCGCCATTAAACACACTGATAGCCTGGGAAACGAAACCACGATCAAAGCCGGGCAGGTGCAACGCATGACGGCCGGTACCGGTATTACCCATGCCGAAAGTAATGCCGGCGAAGGAGCCACGCACCTCTACCAGCTCTGGTTCCTGCCCAATAAACGGGGGCTTGCGCCTTCATATGAGCAAATGGATGTTGACTTCCTGGATAGCAAGAACAAGCTCATCCCGCTGGCAACAGGCCAGAAAGTGCTGGAAGATGTCGTTTTTATGAACTCCAACTCAACCGTGTATTATGGCAATTTTAAAGAAGGGCACGAATTCATCTTCCAAACCTTTAAGATCCGCAAAACACTTATTTATGTAACGGAGGGAGACCTGCTGGTAAACAACGTGGAGCTGGAAAAGCACGACCAGATCCGTCTGGAAGACCAGGATATCGTGACGCTGCATGCCAATTCCGATACTTCGTTTATGCTGATCGACGTGCCCGCTACCGAAGCAAATTATTAA
- a CDS encoding XRE family transcriptional regulator — protein sequence MQNVTSNIRHLRKTVGYTQAQLAEKLDIKRSLIGAYEEGRAEPKLSTLVNIAHLFDISLDSLITQDLSAATKPAAGKAQATGGNLRVLTITVDEDQRENIELVPLKASAGYLNGYADPEYIEELPRFRLPMLGNSGTFRAFEISGDSMLPIASGTVIVGRFVEDWSTIKDGTPCIIVSQKEGVVFKRIYNKIKDTAMLRLHSDNPLYSPYELHIEDVVEIWEARSYISSTFPIADLSLDKLSSIVLDLQKEMLKLKKAE from the coding sequence GTGCAAAATGTAACTTCAAATATCAGGCATTTGCGTAAAACTGTTGGCTATACACAGGCGCAATTGGCTGAAAAGCTGGACATTAAACGTTCTCTGATCGGGGCGTACGAAGAGGGCCGTGCAGAACCTAAGTTAAGTACCCTGGTTAATATTGCACACCTCTTCGATATCTCGCTCGATAGCCTGATCACACAGGATCTTTCAGCCGCCACAAAACCGGCAGCAGGAAAAGCGCAGGCAACCGGCGGAAATCTGCGGGTGCTTACCATTACGGTGGATGAGGACCAGCGCGAAAATATAGAACTGGTACCGTTAAAGGCCAGTGCCGGTTACCTGAACGGGTATGCAGACCCGGAATACATTGAGGAGTTGCCCCGTTTCCGGTTACCGATGCTGGGCAATAGCGGTACGTTCCGGGCTTTCGAGATCTCCGGTGACTCCATGCTGCCGATTGCTTCCGGCACCGTGATCGTGGGGCGCTTTGTAGAGGACTGGAGCACCATCAAAGACGGTACCCCCTGCATCATTGTCAGCCAGAAAGAGGGCGTGGTATTTAAGCGCATCTACAACAAGATAAAGGATACGGCCATGCTACGGCTGCACTCCGATAATCCCTTATACTCGCCTTACGAGCTGCACATAGAGGATGTAGTTGAGATCTGGGAGGCCAGGTCCTATATCAGTTCCACATTCCCGATAGCTGATCTGTCGCTCGACAAGCTTTCTTCTATCGTACTGGACCTGCAGAAGGAAATGCTCAAGCTCAAGAAAGCCGAATAA
- a CDS encoding S8 family serine peptidase translates to MLPFALHKTFCAAAFAAGALLLYGCQPEEELLASQFATPAAQQNSANGQAIAGQYLVVLTSQSTGTATMATGREAGRLKQDRQELLQEAKISSKDLKQTFEGAVNGFTATLTPEQIKMLRNSSKVAYIEQDRIISLVNTFRKDFPLNKGKGTPGNTAPSPTPTPAPAPAPEPAPTPPLPQTPPVPVPAPTPAALPYLPITLMAGETVPWNIARVGYGDGTGKTVWIVDSGIDTDNPDLNIDLERSMSFVYGVPSVEDGYGHGTIVAGIVAARNNGAGVLGVAANATVVALRVFDDAGQGTVSRAVAAINYVIAAAQPGDVVNMSLGGGISSTLDNAVLTAAGKGILFAIAAGNSGVDCAGASPARVNAAGVYTVSAMDAYARLWSGSDYGLSVDFAAPGVNIISTNKAGGLSSGSSGTSYASPHVAGILLLRGAVASQGTITGDKDASPDPIASLN, encoded by the coding sequence ATGCTTCCTTTTGCTTTACACAAAACTTTCTGTGCCGCAGCTTTCGCAGCAGGAGCCTTGCTTCTTTATGGCTGCCAACCGGAAGAGGAGTTGCTGGCAAGTCAGTTCGCTACGCCCGCTGCCCAACAAAACAGCGCAAACGGACAGGCCATTGCAGGCCAGTACCTGGTGGTGCTTACAAGCCAATCTACCGGTACAGCAACCATGGCTACGGGCAGAGAAGCAGGGCGCTTAAAACAGGACCGTCAGGAGTTGTTACAAGAGGCTAAGATCAGCAGCAAAGACCTGAAGCAAACGTTTGAGGGGGCGGTGAATGGCTTTACAGCGACACTGACCCCGGAGCAAATAAAGATGCTGCGCAACAGCTCCAAAGTTGCCTACATCGAACAGGACCGGATTATCTCGCTTGTGAACACCTTCCGGAAAGACTTCCCGCTGAACAAAGGCAAAGGCACGCCAGGTAATACGGCGCCTTCACCAACGCCTACGCCGGCACCCGCTCCTGCTCCGGAACCTGCACCCACCCCGCCGCTGCCGCAAACGCCGCCTGTTCCCGTGCCGGCACCTACGCCGGCCGCTCTCCCTTACCTTCCTATCACGCTCATGGCGGGCGAAACTGTGCCCTGGAATATTGCCCGCGTGGGCTATGGCGACGGCACAGGCAAAACGGTGTGGATCGTAGACTCCGGCATTGATACCGACAATCCGGACCTGAACATCGACCTGGAAAGAAGTATGTCGTTTGTGTATGGCGTGCCCTCTGTGGAAGACGGCTACGGCCATGGTACCATTGTGGCCGGCATTGTGGCTGCCAGAAATAATGGCGCCGGGGTGCTGGGCGTTGCGGCCAATGCCACGGTAGTGGCCCTGCGCGTATTTGATGATGCCGGACAAGGAACCGTGTCCCGGGCAGTGGCAGCCATCAACTACGTCATTGCGGCGGCCCAACCCGGCGATGTGGTGAACATGAGCCTGGGCGGTGGCATCTCGTCCACCCTCGACAATGCGGTGCTCACCGCTGCGGGCAAAGGCATCCTTTTTGCCATTGCTGCCGGCAACAGCGGGGTAGACTGCGCCGGGGCCTCACCTGCGCGGGTAAATGCAGCAGGCGTGTATACGGTTTCAGCCATGGATGCTTACGCGCGCCTGTGGTCCGGATCTGACTATGGCTTATCGGTTGATTTTGCTGCGCCGGGTGTAAATATCATCTCTACAAACAAAGCAGGCGGTTTATCCTCCGGATCTTCCGGCACCTCTTACGCTTCGCCACATGTGGCCGGCATTCTGCTGCTCCGCGGCGCAGTAGCCTCGCAGGGAACCATCACCGGCGACAAAGATGCCTCACCCGACCCGATTGCTTCGCTCAACTAA